From one Mytilus galloprovincialis chromosome 13, xbMytGall1.hap1.1, whole genome shotgun sequence genomic stretch:
- the LOC143055857 gene encoding uncharacterized protein LOC143055857: MTKFSVQVIILFWIIFLLFEIDNALKAPQILPPILVVGNKATVCWIIDETSDVVKGFQLTYEIIGASGNFNLKLTRNIDGLKRSYTIRGLIPLSTYKIFMVTIGSSDVSNASAIEFTTDLPENRLLRIERSGVYPEEVVFIAIVVVVWVIAVIVFLKQWNSIRILEPVEPRYKHAPKNLENIRIVKRTQDSVIYKGYSRKLSVTMVEREKRRLQRMNTAPVLPVTGRMILNTLPTIQMEDMTTEM, from the exons ATGCGTTAAAAGCTCCCCAGATTCTACCACCTATACTGGTCGTAGGAAATAAGGCAACAGTGTGCTGGATTATAGACGAGACGTCAGATGTTGTTAAAGGATTTCAATTAACTTATGAAATTATTGGTGCATCGGGAAATTTTAACTTAAAGCTTACAAGGAATATTGATGGGCTAAAAAGGAGTTACACGATTCGTGGATTAATTCCGCTATCAACGTACAAAATATTCATGGTTACCATAGGTAGTAGTGATGTCAGCAACGCAAGCGCAATCGAGTTCACAACCGATTTACCAG AAAACAGACTACTAAGAATAGAAAGAAGTGGTGTCTATCCTGAAGAAGTAGTTTTTATTGCAATAGTAGTGGTAGTCTGGGTAATTGCAGTTATTGTGTTTTTAAAGCAATGGAACAGTATAAGAATTTTAGAACCAGTTGAACCTCGTTATAAACATGCACCAAAAAATCTAGAGAACATCCGAATTGTGAAACGGACACAAGACAGTGTTATCTACAAAGGCTATAGCCGGAAGTTATCAGTAACAATGGTAGAAAGAGAAAAAAGACGACTACAGAGAATGAACACAGCACCCGTGCTTCCGGTTACAGGACGCATGATATTAAATACATTACCCACAATTCAAATGGAAGATATGACTACAGAAATGTAG